One Arthrobacter sp. StoSoilB20 DNA segment encodes these proteins:
- a CDS encoding HNH endonuclease signature motif containing protein, whose product MEDTGQIVERRAGSPGDGEVPSLIPPFSFDTTAPTTARQRPTPMVTQVDTSRNTGLIPPLEPLPATARPAPEAPMRGEVRDPMPGKVPAGTPWTDVPAWEATLLEGAAAADALRSMAVDESRLFGFTEAADFAGRVEEIARVLEYVQVIAAHAVERTRTAAQQSSPGALSAATEWRTGWVEPVPVTEQRPEGAAASQSWTGTSSAQAGSAHAGSIETGAKAGSEAGVAGSAGVLDDGYRNAAEFLRARLRVGIGEARRRLALAPDVLPQPGMTGQDIPARRGILAEALATGELPSRSATIISSALDKVRNLTDDATITRMEHALTKTAVESDPDFVTKMAKRWTDRIDQDGPEPSEEVLRQHQGAFLRRRRRYGLHHIEIFATTEQYETLTTTMNTATNPRLTTTVAGTVMAADADNAAKTGTTNTVNNSSTVAGGGPDLDRRSRAQKLLDGLTGACNLAMTAAKLPSDGGLRPQLTVTIDYNELFDQLTHQTSTSTGTGLGAGSGTGTGTFAGPIHPNTIRKIACDADIIPVLLGSEGRILDIGRTTRIFPPHIRKAITARDGGCAFPDCTMPAPWCEAHHTTYWSHGGTTSTHNGTLLCSHHHHLIHKEQWRIDMKTGVPWFIPPPHIDPQQKPRRNHHHTPQRT is encoded by the coding sequence ATGGAGGACACAGGGCAGATCGTGGAGCGACGGGCAGGTTCGCCCGGCGACGGCGAGGTGCCATCGTTAATCCCGCCGTTCTCCTTCGACACGACCGCCCCAACTACAGCACGCCAACGCCCGACGCCGATGGTCACCCAAGTGGATACCTCCCGCAATACCGGGCTGATTCCGCCGCTTGAGCCACTGCCCGCGACGGCGAGACCGGCGCCCGAGGCGCCCATGCGCGGAGAAGTGCGGGACCCGATGCCCGGGAAAGTACCCGCGGGGACGCCGTGGACTGATGTTCCGGCATGGGAAGCAACACTTCTTGAAGGTGCTGCCGCCGCGGATGCATTGCGTTCCATGGCAGTCGATGAGTCACGGCTGTTTGGGTTTACTGAAGCCGCTGACTTCGCTGGCAGAGTGGAGGAAATCGCCCGCGTCCTGGAGTATGTCCAAGTTATCGCCGCCCATGCCGTGGAGCGGACGCGGACGGCAGCGCAGCAGTCGAGTCCGGGGGCGTTGTCGGCAGCGACGGAATGGCGGACGGGCTGGGTCGAGCCGGTGCCGGTGACGGAGCAGAGGCCTGAGGGCGCAGCGGCTTCCCAGTCCTGGACGGGAACCAGCAGCGCTCAGGCTGGCAGCGCTCACGCTGGCAGCATCGAGACCGGAGCGAAAGCAGGGTCCGAGGCAGGTGTTGCGGGATCGGCCGGTGTCTTGGATGACGGGTACCGGAACGCGGCTGAGTTCTTGCGGGCACGGTTGCGGGTCGGGATCGGCGAGGCCCGGCGCAGACTTGCCCTCGCCCCGGATGTCCTCCCCCAACCCGGCATGACCGGCCAGGACATCCCGGCCCGACGCGGGATCCTGGCCGAAGCCCTGGCCACCGGAGAACTGCCGTCCCGGTCAGCGACCATCATCAGCAGCGCCCTGGACAAAGTCCGGAACCTCACCGACGACGCCACCATCACCCGGATGGAACACGCCCTCACCAAAACCGCAGTCGAGTCCGACCCGGACTTCGTCACCAAAATGGCCAAACGCTGGACCGACCGCATCGACCAAGACGGACCCGAACCTTCCGAAGAAGTCCTCCGCCAACACCAAGGCGCGTTCCTGCGCCGCCGACGCCGCTACGGCCTGCACCACATCGAAATCTTCGCCACCACCGAACAATACGAAACCCTCACCACCACCATGAACACCGCCACCAACCCACGGCTGACCACCACAGTCGCCGGCACGGTCATGGCCGCTGATGCTGACAACGCGGCCAAGACGGGCACCACCAATACGGTGAACAACAGCAGCACGGTCGCCGGCGGCGGCCCTGACCTTGACCGGCGCTCCCGGGCGCAGAAACTCCTGGACGGCCTCACCGGCGCCTGCAACCTCGCCATGACGGCCGCGAAACTACCCTCCGACGGCGGACTCCGACCCCAACTCACCGTCACCATCGACTACAACGAACTCTTCGATCAACTCACCCACCAAACCAGCACCAGCACCGGCACCGGTTTAGGCGCGGGCTCCGGCACAGGCACAGGCACGTTCGCCGGACCCATCCACCCCAACACCATCCGCAAAATAGCCTGCGACGCCGACATCATCCCCGTCCTGCTCGGCAGCGAAGGACGCATCCTGGACATCGGCCGCACCACCCGGATCTTCCCACCCCACATCCGCAAAGCCATCACCGCCCGCGACGGCGGCTGCGCCTTCCCCGACTGCACCATGCCAGCACCCTGGTGCGAAGCCCACCACACCACCTACTGGTCCCACGGCGGCACCACCTCAACACACAACGGCACCCTCCTCTGCAGCCACCACCACCACCTCATCCACAAAGAACAATGGCGGATCGACATGAAAACCGGCGTCCCCTGGTTCATCCCCCCACCCCACATCGACCCCCAACAAAAACCCCGACGCAACCACCACCACACACCCCAACGAACCTAA
- a CDS encoding 4-hydroxybenzoate 3-monooxygenase — translation MARTPITTQVAIMGAGPAGLMLSHLLAQQGIESVVVEIRSRKDIQETVRAGILEHGTVNLLVDSGVSDRVLREGDRHDGIELRFNGESHRINFKELVGESVWLYPQTDVFMDLAAKREADGGDVRYSVTDTTVHDLEGKPKVWFTDEDGQEFEIQADFLVGADGSRSHCRFQIPEANRKWYFHEYPFAWFGILAEAPRSADELIYANSENGFALISQRTETVQRMYFQCDPKENVADWDDERIWTEFRKRVNGNGFELKEGPVLEKMVLPFRSFVHTPMRHGNLFLAGDAAHTVPPTGAKGLNLAIHDVKMLFEGLDSFYSNGSTALLDSYSDRALDRVWKAQHFSYWMTSMLHTVPGADDFDRARQLGELHSVVTSEHAKAYLAESYTGWPASR, via the coding sequence ATGGCACGCACACCCATCACAACCCAAGTGGCCATCATGGGCGCAGGCCCTGCAGGCCTCATGCTCTCCCATTTGCTGGCCCAACAAGGCATCGAATCGGTAGTGGTGGAAATCCGCAGCCGCAAGGACATCCAGGAAACGGTCCGAGCCGGAATTCTTGAGCACGGCACCGTAAACCTGCTGGTTGATTCCGGGGTTTCGGACCGGGTGCTGCGCGAAGGCGACCGCCACGACGGCATCGAGCTGCGCTTCAACGGTGAGAGCCATCGCATCAATTTCAAGGAACTCGTGGGCGAATCCGTCTGGTTGTACCCGCAAACTGACGTGTTCATGGATCTCGCCGCAAAGCGGGAGGCCGACGGCGGCGACGTCCGGTACAGCGTCACGGACACCACAGTTCACGACCTTGAAGGGAAACCGAAGGTTTGGTTCACGGACGAGGACGGCCAGGAATTCGAGATCCAGGCAGACTTCCTCGTGGGTGCCGACGGATCCCGCAGCCACTGCCGCTTCCAGATCCCGGAAGCCAACCGCAAGTGGTACTTCCACGAATACCCGTTCGCGTGGTTCGGGATCCTCGCCGAGGCCCCCCGCAGTGCCGATGAACTGATCTACGCCAACTCCGAAAACGGCTTTGCCCTGATCAGCCAGCGCACCGAAACCGTGCAGCGCATGTATTTCCAGTGCGATCCCAAGGAAAACGTGGCTGACTGGGACGACGAGCGCATCTGGACTGAGTTCCGCAAACGCGTCAACGGCAACGGGTTCGAACTTAAGGAAGGTCCCGTCCTGGAGAAGATGGTCCTGCCCTTCCGCAGCTTCGTCCACACTCCGATGCGGCACGGCAACCTCTTCCTGGCCGGCGACGCAGCCCACACTGTTCCGCCCACGGGAGCCAAGGGACTCAACCTGGCCATCCACGACGTCAAGATGCTTTTCGAGGGCCTCGATTCCTTCTACTCCAACGGTTCCACCGCTTTGCTTGACTCTTACAGCGACCGCGCGTTGGACCGGGTGTGGAAGGCCCAGCACTTCTCATACTGGATGACGTCCATGCTGCACACTGTGCCGGGAGCCGACGACTTCGACCGGGCCCGCCAACTCGGCGAACTGCACTCCGTGGTCACATCCGAACATGCCAAGGCGTACCTCGCGGAGTCCTACACGGGCTGGCCGGCCTCGCGCTAA
- a CDS encoding IclR family transcriptional regulator yields MANSASGDSVVDRVVRVIEAFPEGVTSLQLTELAERSGLPLSSAHRLVRQLSEHRLLDLGAGGTVRLGLRLWELVNRNSPTLALRQAAMPFMEDIQQVLNQNVNLAVLDGWEALFVERLSRRGSVANRAKIAGRMPVHISSAGLALMSHQTRELQAEYLEQFQDPSGKVTADVVRHFVAEAAQQGYAQLAGVVDPDTWGIAVPVMDGKRRTVAALGVVVPLAEMRLQALVPALQTAARGIGRRLGE; encoded by the coding sequence GTGGCCAACTCAGCATCGGGAGATTCCGTGGTTGACCGCGTAGTGCGGGTGATCGAGGCTTTCCCGGAGGGAGTGACCTCGCTGCAATTAACCGAGCTGGCCGAACGGTCCGGGCTCCCACTGTCCTCGGCTCATCGGCTGGTCCGCCAACTCTCCGAGCACAGGCTGTTGGACCTTGGTGCTGGCGGGACGGTGCGCCTTGGCCTCCGTTTATGGGAACTGGTCAACAGGAATTCGCCCACCTTGGCCCTGCGCCAAGCCGCAATGCCCTTCATGGAGGATATCCAGCAGGTTCTGAACCAGAACGTAAACCTGGCAGTGCTCGACGGCTGGGAAGCGCTCTTCGTGGAACGGCTCTCACGGCGAGGATCGGTTGCCAACCGGGCGAAAATTGCGGGAAGGATGCCTGTCCATATCTCCTCGGCAGGGCTCGCCCTGATGTCGCACCAGACCCGCGAGCTTCAGGCGGAGTACCTCGAGCAGTTCCAGGACCCTTCCGGAAAGGTGACGGCCGACGTCGTGCGTCACTTCGTGGCCGAAGCGGCCCAACAGGGGTATGCGCAACTCGCGGGCGTGGTAGATCCCGATACGTGGGGCATTGCCGTTCCGGTCATGGACGGGAAGCGTCGCACGGTAGCGGCCCTTGGTGTTGTTGTCCCGCTGGCAGAGATGCGGCTCCAGGCGCTGGTCCCCGCGCTCCAAACGGCAGCCCGCGGAATCGGACGGCGACTCGGCGAGTGA
- a CDS encoding aromatic acid/H+ symport family MFS transporter, translating into MPTMPSARRSQWPVWLCWLAMVLDGFDLVVLGTVIPTLIKTGELGFDAVGATFAATISLVGVGLGALFIAPLSDKLGRRKLLIACVAGFSVFTIGVAFAPNVAVFSLLRLLAGLGLGACLPAALAYMNDYAPAGSAGKSTTRTMTGYHVGAVATALLAIFIVPNWRLMFIIGGVAGLVLLPFLWAKLPESLPEAAPAKADADPEAAAAVEHSAGPKPKTGFRDLLQKPYPMVAVGIGIASFMGLLLVYGLNTWLPQLMAAAGYPVSTGLTLLLVLNVGAVAGLFIAGFLADKHGTKKIVLVWFGLSAVLLAILSVKIQNEFLLNTAVFVTGVFVFSSQVLVYAWVSQLFPARLRGTALGFAAGVGRLGAIVGPAVTGTLVAANIAYPAGFYVFAAAGLLAVAALFLVPHEIKAADNSVPARH; encoded by the coding sequence ATGCCAACGATGCCATCTGCCCGCCGTTCCCAATGGCCTGTTTGGCTTTGCTGGCTTGCCATGGTGCTGGACGGCTTCGACCTCGTGGTCCTCGGAACCGTGATCCCCACACTCATCAAGACAGGCGAGCTGGGTTTCGACGCGGTTGGAGCAACCTTCGCCGCCACCATCTCCTTGGTCGGCGTGGGTCTTGGAGCACTCTTTATCGCCCCGCTGTCGGATAAGCTCGGGCGCCGCAAGCTCCTGATCGCCTGTGTGGCCGGCTTCTCGGTGTTCACCATCGGCGTCGCCTTCGCGCCGAATGTTGCCGTGTTCTCCCTGCTCCGGTTGCTCGCCGGCCTGGGATTGGGCGCATGCCTTCCGGCGGCCTTGGCCTACATGAACGACTACGCCCCGGCGGGCTCGGCAGGAAAATCAACAACCCGCACGATGACCGGCTACCACGTCGGTGCTGTAGCAACTGCCCTGCTGGCCATCTTTATTGTTCCCAATTGGCGGCTCATGTTCATCATCGGCGGCGTGGCTGGGCTTGTACTTTTGCCCTTCCTATGGGCCAAGCTGCCGGAATCGCTCCCGGAAGCAGCTCCCGCCAAGGCGGACGCGGACCCGGAGGCAGCAGCCGCCGTCGAACATTCAGCAGGCCCCAAGCCAAAGACCGGCTTCCGCGACCTCTTGCAGAAGCCCTATCCAATGGTGGCGGTCGGCATTGGCATCGCATCGTTCATGGGGCTTTTGCTGGTCTACGGGCTCAATACCTGGCTGCCGCAACTGATGGCGGCTGCCGGGTATCCCGTGAGCACCGGCCTGACGCTGTTGCTGGTCCTGAATGTGGGCGCAGTCGCCGGACTGTTCATCGCCGGATTCCTGGCCGATAAGCATGGGACCAAGAAGATCGTGCTCGTGTGGTTCGGATTGTCGGCGGTCCTGCTGGCCATCCTCAGCGTGAAGATCCAGAACGAATTCCTGCTCAACACCGCCGTCTTCGTAACGGGGGTCTTCGTCTTCAGCTCCCAGGTGCTGGTGTATGCCTGGGTCAGCCAACTGTTCCCTGCAAGGCTTCGGGGGACTGCCTTGGGCTTCGCTGCAGGAGTTGGCAGGTTGGGAGCAATCGTTGGTCCTGCAGTGACCGGGACGTTGGTGGCCGCGAACATCGCCTACCCTGCAGGTTTCTATGTGTTTGCTGCCGCCGGCCTGCTCGCGGTGGCAGCACTCTTCCTGGTGCCGCATGAAATCAAGGCCGCCGACAACTCCGTACCGGCCCGCCACTAG
- a CDS encoding Hpt domain-containing protein, producing MAEELGDSAPAVSFLSTYLGMLPGRILRISNGLCLHDADASMDAVLSLKISSAMVGAVETENQCRAIESMIRDDHFDSAVLALPALQNSTDHCFAAGPKLLVKVQESLCKGPGNLSRG from the coding sequence TTGGCTGAGGAATTGGGCGACTCCGCGCCGGCCGTCAGTTTCCTGTCCACATACCTGGGTATGCTGCCCGGCAGGATCCTCAGAATTTCCAACGGACTGTGCCTGCATGATGCCGATGCCAGCATGGACGCGGTGCTGAGCCTTAAGATTTCCTCCGCCATGGTGGGGGCTGTGGAGACAGAAAACCAGTGCCGTGCCATTGAGTCGATGATCCGTGACGATCACTTTGATTCAGCGGTTCTGGCACTCCCGGCCCTTCAGAACTCCACAGACCACTGCTTCGCGGCAGGTCCGAAATTGCTCGTGAAGGTGCAGGAGTCTTTGTGCAAAGGTCCTGGGAACTTGAGCCGGGGGTAA
- a CDS encoding signal peptidase I codes for MSTLTSINGPALHGRRSAVKSTLAGVENQPAAVAVVPCAPEAAPVKQAAADAPTLTPAAVQQSAAATPNTSTAGTFRRVAGKTARGIGAGMLVLAALVFLFLAIGPRVLGYQTSTMLTGSMAPMINPGDIVVTVPTPITDIKTGDVITYHIPVEDQRVETHRITEITPTADGGTAVQTKGDANNGIDPWIATLQGTTVDKHVATIPGVGNAIRTLRQPIVMNILMYGAPSILVIGMLASIWTKNPTKTAPEGAAEPKAASSE; via the coding sequence ATGAGCACCCTCACCAGCATCAACGGACCAGCCCTCCATGGCCGGCGTTCCGCCGTGAAGAGCACCCTGGCCGGGGTCGAGAACCAGCCCGCCGCCGTCGCCGTCGTCCCTTGCGCCCCTGAGGCTGCCCCTGTGAAGCAGGCCGCAGCAGACGCACCGACACTAACGCCGGCCGCTGTGCAGCAGTCCGCGGCGGCCACACCGAACACCAGCACTGCCGGCACGTTCCGTCGCGTCGCCGGTAAAACAGCCCGGGGAATCGGCGCCGGCATGCTGGTCCTCGCCGCCCTCGTGTTCCTGTTCCTCGCCATCGGCCCCCGCGTCCTGGGCTACCAAACCTCCACCATGCTCACCGGCTCCATGGCACCCATGATCAACCCCGGCGACATCGTCGTCACCGTCCCAACCCCCATCACGGACATCAAAACAGGCGACGTCATCACCTACCACATCCCGGTCGAAGACCAACGCGTGGAAACCCACCGCATCACCGAAATCACCCCCACAGCCGACGGCGGCACAGCAGTCCAAACCAAAGGCGACGCCAACAACGGCATCGACCCCTGGATCGCCACCCTCCAAGGAACCACCGTGGACAAACACGTCGCCACCATCCCCGGAGTCGGCAACGCCATCCGCACCCTGCGCCAACCCATCGTCATGAACATCCTGATGTACGGCGCACCCAGCATCCTGGTCATCGGAATGCTCGCCTCCATCTGGACCAAAAACCCCACCAAGACAGCACCGGAAGGTGCTGCAGAGCCCAAGGCAGCAAGTAGTGAGTGA
- a CDS encoding TasA family protein produces MAISLKTTSGKILASVALVGTAAAVAGMGTYGAFTSSTSASQAVTAGTVTIALGTGAANTLNVPVTGMLPGDKAEKLVTLANTGNSDLNNVTLTTSAGATASLLTTDPTNGLQLSIENCSVAWTGTAAPYTCAGTKTTVLANGPVITANKVLNNLTSLTSTKTDNLKVTTTLPATADNTFQGATSTLAFSFTGTQRTETTK; encoded by the coding sequence ATGGCCATCAGCCTCAAGACCACCTCCGGCAAGATCCTCGCTTCCGTCGCACTGGTCGGCACCGCAGCCGCTGTCGCCGGGATGGGCACCTACGGTGCCTTCACCTCCTCGACCTCCGCCTCCCAGGCCGTCACCGCCGGCACCGTCACCATCGCCCTGGGCACCGGAGCCGCGAACACCCTCAACGTCCCGGTCACCGGCATGCTCCCCGGAGACAAAGCCGAAAAACTCGTCACCCTGGCCAACACCGGCAACTCCGACCTGAACAACGTCACCCTCACCACCTCCGCCGGCGCCACCGCCTCCCTGCTGACCACCGACCCCACCAACGGCCTGCAACTGAGCATCGAGAACTGCTCCGTGGCCTGGACCGGTACCGCAGCGCCCTACACCTGCGCCGGAACCAAAACCACCGTCCTGGCCAACGGCCCGGTCATCACAGCGAACAAGGTCCTGAACAACCTGACCTCCCTGACCTCCACCAAAACCGACAACCTCAAAGTCACCACCACCCTGCCCGCCACCGCGGACAACACCTTCCAAGGCGCCACCTCCACCCTCGCCTTCTCCTTCACCGGCACCCAACGCACCGAAACCACCAAATAA
- a CDS encoding ZIP family zinc transporter, translating into MPMWLQALLWGTLAGGALVLGAGIAWLWKVPPKIVSTVMAFGAGVLISALAFELVDEAVQGGGLIPTVLGFLMGALIFVGSNVLLARAGAKHRKRSGGTQPSEKDSPGSGTAIAIGALIDGIPESVVLGVGLLAGGAVSPAMLAAVFISNVPEGLSSTAGMKRAGRKPAYVFGTWIAIAVFSGLAALIGYTALENAPESVIAFITAIAAGGILAMLADTMIPEAFEEHHNLTGLTAAVGFLSAFTIHHVGG; encoded by the coding sequence ATGCCGATGTGGCTGCAGGCTTTGTTGTGGGGAACGCTGGCGGGTGGCGCCTTGGTCCTCGGGGCCGGCATCGCCTGGCTGTGGAAAGTACCGCCCAAGATTGTCTCCACGGTAATGGCTTTCGGTGCGGGTGTGCTGATCTCCGCCCTGGCCTTCGAGCTGGTGGACGAAGCTGTCCAAGGGGGCGGGCTGATCCCTACTGTCCTTGGGTTCCTTATGGGTGCCTTGATCTTTGTGGGCTCGAACGTTCTGTTGGCACGCGCCGGAGCTAAGCACAGGAAGCGATCCGGCGGCACGCAGCCATCCGAGAAGGACAGCCCCGGCAGTGGAACTGCCATCGCCATTGGGGCGCTGATTGACGGCATCCCCGAATCTGTGGTTCTTGGTGTCGGGCTCCTCGCCGGGGGCGCGGTCAGCCCGGCCATGCTCGCCGCTGTCTTCATTTCAAACGTTCCCGAGGGCCTGTCCAGTACTGCCGGCATGAAGAGGGCCGGGCGGAAACCGGCGTATGTTTTTGGCACCTGGATTGCCATCGCAGTTTTCAGTGGGCTGGCCGCCTTGATCGGCTACACGGCACTGGAGAACGCCCCGGAGAGCGTCATTGCCTTCATTACCGCCATTGCTGCCGGTGGGATCCTGGCCATGCTTGCGGACACCATGATTCCCGAGGCGTTTGAAGAACACCACAACCTCACAGGGTTGACGGCCGCCGTCGGGTTCCTGAGCGCCTTCACGATCCATCACGTTGGCGGCTGA
- a CDS encoding nitrate reductase — translation MVDRIADIWGTRTPFPGGGEWPERADIALAGDLTEADVDHWVQSACVLCSNGCGCDIAVKDGVMVGIRGRTQDRVNKGRLGPKGLFASWQGVANKDRLTQPLIRENGRLVETDWDTAMTRIANRSAKLLKDKGPLSHGFYTSGQLFLEEYYALAVIGKAGIGTPHMDGNTRLCTATAATALKETFGADGQPGAYEDIDSCDAVFLYGHNMPETQTVLWSRILDRLEGPTPPKLVCVDPRNTEVARHADVHLAVRPGTNLALMHALVREVLHNGWHDSAYINQHTLGFPELAKTVEEWTPEAAAEVCGVNADDIRAAARIFGTSTNVLSTVLQGFYQSSQATASSCQVNNLHLLRGMLGRPGAGLLQMNGQPTAQNNRECGADGDLPGFRNWGNQDHIEELAALWNVDPAIIPHWAPPTHAMQIFRYAEQGSINFLWVSATNPAVSLPELHRIREILAKPELFLVVQDLYLTETAELADVVLPAAAWGEKTGTFTNASRVVHLSEKAVEPPGNARSDLDIFLDYSRRMGFTTLDGDPLLTWQGPEEAFEAWKECSSGRPCDYTGLSYGKLRGGSGIPWPCNDQHPEGTTRLYGDARFPSDPDYCENYGHDLLTGAEVGEEKYRADAPSGRAWLKTTEYHPPHEEPDHDYPLRFTTGRTAYHFHTRTKTARSRQLNAAAPRMWVELSVGDATALGISEGDIVRVTSRRGMIEAPVRVSGVRQGTIFAPFHYGYWDSSQDGAGQPHATAANELTITEWDPVSKQPIFKNAAVNVEKIRSGNGPAPAPNTTASRPAGGPL, via the coding sequence ATGGTGGATCGCATCGCCGATATCTGGGGGACCCGAACCCCGTTCCCGGGTGGAGGCGAGTGGCCGGAACGCGCGGACATCGCCCTCGCCGGCGACCTGACAGAAGCCGACGTCGATCATTGGGTTCAGTCCGCCTGCGTGCTCTGCAGCAACGGTTGCGGGTGCGATATTGCGGTCAAGGACGGCGTGATGGTGGGAATCCGTGGCCGGACGCAGGACAGGGTCAACAAGGGGCGGCTCGGCCCCAAGGGGCTGTTCGCCAGCTGGCAGGGCGTAGCCAATAAAGACCGCCTGACCCAACCCCTCATCCGCGAAAATGGGCGCCTGGTGGAAACAGATTGGGACACGGCGATGACCCGGATCGCGAACCGGAGCGCCAAGCTCCTGAAAGACAAAGGACCCCTTAGCCACGGTTTCTACACCAGCGGCCAACTGTTCCTCGAGGAGTACTACGCCTTGGCCGTGATCGGTAAGGCCGGCATCGGAACGCCCCACATGGACGGCAACACCCGCCTCTGCACTGCAACCGCGGCGACAGCACTCAAGGAGACCTTCGGGGCTGATGGCCAGCCGGGGGCGTACGAAGACATCGACAGCTGCGATGCGGTTTTCCTGTACGGCCACAACATGCCTGAGACCCAAACCGTCCTCTGGTCAAGGATCCTGGACCGGCTCGAGGGTCCCACCCCGCCGAAGCTGGTATGCGTGGACCCCCGGAACACCGAGGTGGCCCGTCACGCGGATGTGCACCTGGCCGTCCGCCCGGGGACCAACCTGGCCCTGATGCACGCCCTGGTCCGCGAAGTCCTGCATAACGGATGGCACGATTCCGCGTACATCAACCAGCACACCCTGGGGTTCCCGGAACTGGCGAAGACTGTGGAGGAATGGACTCCGGAGGCCGCGGCCGAGGTGTGTGGAGTCAATGCAGACGACATCCGGGCAGCGGCGCGCATCTTCGGAACCTCCACCAACGTGCTGTCCACCGTCCTTCAGGGTTTCTACCAGTCCTCCCAGGCCACGGCCTCGTCCTGCCAGGTCAACAACCTGCACCTGCTGCGCGGCATGCTCGGCCGGCCGGGTGCGGGCCTGCTTCAGATGAACGGGCAGCCAACCGCCCAGAACAACAGGGAATGCGGGGCCGACGGCGACCTGCCGGGCTTCCGTAACTGGGGAAACCAGGACCACATCGAGGAACTGGCAGCCCTTTGGAACGTGGACCCTGCGATCATTCCGCATTGGGCACCACCCACCCATGCGATGCAAATCTTCCGCTATGCCGAGCAAGGCTCCATCAACTTCCTCTGGGTTTCGGCAACCAATCCCGCAGTATCGCTGCCGGAGCTTCACCGGATCAGGGAGATCCTGGCCAAGCCGGAATTGTTCCTGGTGGTTCAGGACCTTTACCTGACAGAGACGGCCGAGCTGGCCGACGTCGTCCTTCCTGCCGCGGCATGGGGCGAAAAAACCGGAACCTTCACCAATGCCTCCCGGGTGGTCCACCTCTCCGAGAAGGCCGTGGAACCTCCCGGAAACGCGCGCAGCGATTTGGATATCTTCCTGGACTATTCCCGGCGCATGGGCTTCACCACGCTGGACGGCGATCCGCTGCTGACGTGGCAGGGGCCGGAGGAAGCCTTTGAGGCCTGGAAGGAATGCTCATCTGGACGGCCGTGCGACTACACCGGCCTGAGCTATGGCAAGCTCCGCGGTGGAAGCGGCATCCCCTGGCCATGCAACGACCAGCATCCTGAAGGAACCACCCGCCTTTATGGCGACGCCCGTTTCCCCAGCGACCCGGACTACTGCGAAAACTATGGCCATGACCTCCTGACGGGAGCCGAGGTCGGGGAAGAAAAGTACCGCGCCGATGCACCCTCCGGCCGCGCCTGGTTAAAGACCACGGAGTATCACCCACCACATGAAGAACCCGACCATGACTACCCCCTCCGTTTCACCACAGGACGAACCGCCTACCATTTCCACACCCGCACCAAGACGGCGCGTTCACGGCAGCTGAACGCTGCCGCCCCGCGGATGTGGGTGGAGTTGTCGGTCGGGGACGCCACAGCGCTTGGCATCTCGGAAGGCGATATTGTCCGGGTAACGTCACGACGAGGCATGATCGAGGCGCCGGTCCGCGTCAGCGGCGTCCGCCAAGGAACGATCTTCGCCCCCTTCCACTACGGTTACTGGGATTCCTCGCAGGATGGCGCCGGCCAACCGCACGCAACAGCCGCGAACGAGCTCACCATCACCGAGTGGGACCCCGTATCCAAACAACCGATCTTCAAGAATGCGGCAGTGAACGTGGAGAAAATTCGAAGCGGAAACGGCCCGGCCCCTGCACCGAACACCACAGCTTCACGTCCCGCAGGAGGGCCGCTGTGA
- a CDS encoding membrane protein — MNFLESLWSIIVAFFFIAYLILLFQIISDLLRDKALGGGVKALWILCLFVAPFISALIYVIMRGKGMALRSEMRVRESVEEAENYIREVAGAPTPTQQIESAKALLTAGDITEAEYARLKQLALA, encoded by the coding sequence ATGAACTTCTTGGAATCGTTGTGGAGCATCATTGTCGCTTTTTTCTTCATTGCCTATTTGATCCTCCTCTTTCAGATCATTTCCGATCTTCTCCGCGACAAAGCATTGGGTGGCGGCGTGAAAGCCCTCTGGATTCTGTGCTTGTTCGTGGCACCGTTCATTTCTGCCCTGATCTACGTCATCATGCGGGGCAAGGGAATGGCCCTTCGCAGCGAAATGCGCGTCCGTGAATCAGTGGAAGAAGCCGAGAACTACATCCGGGAAGTAGCCGGCGCCCCTACGCCCACCCAGCAGATCGAATCAGCAAAAGCGCTGCTCACCGCAGGCGACATTACCGAAGCGGAGTACGCCCGCCTGAAGCAGCTCGCGTTGGCCTGA